From the genome of Flavobacterium luteolum, one region includes:
- a CDS encoding TPM domain-containing protein, translating to MKKLFFTLVLLTSVLISAQTKTDTDFASQLKNSFSGSADCVNDFEKILKPAELQSLNTTLNGFEKKYLYKIVVITTPSYAPFKSLEEYTLELDKFLSKDPRLDPTLLIIVSKTLRQIQVISVDFIRYKLSNEDTQNIIATYSVPELKKGNYYKALELASNEFMKKLQL from the coding sequence ATGAAAAAATTATTCTTTACGCTAGTACTGTTAACCTCAGTTCTTATATCTGCCCAAACCAAAACCGACACTGATTTTGCTTCTCAACTGAAAAACTCATTTTCAGGATCTGCAGATTGTGTAAACGACTTCGAAAAAATACTGAAACCAGCTGAACTTCAGTCTTTGAATACCACACTAAACGGTTTTGAAAAAAAATATCTTTATAAAATTGTTGTGATCACGACTCCTTCTTATGCGCCATTTAAGTCATTGGAAGAATATACATTAGAACTCGATAAATTTCTATCAAAAGACCCTAGACTAGACCCTACTCTTTTAATAATAGTAAGTAAAACGTTAAGACAAATTCAGGTAATAAGTGTCGATTTTATAAGATACAAATTAAGTAATGAAGACACCCAAAACATAATTGCTACTTATTCTGTTCCAGAACTTAAAAAAGGAAACTATTATAAGGCTTTAGAGCTGGCATCAAATGAATTCATGAAAAAGCTTCAGCTCTAA
- a CDS encoding GNAT family N-acetyltransferase, translating into MIVVEESRNIDLPRLRTIFLNERQRTFTEQDTSEFKLEDFDKQTQGEYILTALIDNIAVGFISIWMPNNFIHHLYVDTIYQGKNIGTQLLQAAIQKTAFPITLKCLVSNTKATEFYLKKGFREKSKGQSSNGTYILFELTKDVK; encoded by the coding sequence ATGATAGTTGTAGAAGAATCTAGAAATATCGATTTACCACGTTTAAGAACCATTTTCTTAAATGAAAGACAGCGAACATTTACGGAGCAAGACACATCAGAATTTAAATTAGAAGATTTCGATAAGCAGACTCAAGGAGAATATATCCTAACTGCTCTCATAGATAATATTGCTGTCGGATTTATTTCGATCTGGATGCCTAACAATTTTATTCATCATCTCTACGTTGATACTATATATCAAGGAAAAAACATTGGCACTCAATTATTACAAGCCGCCATACAAAAAACAGCATTTCCAATTACGTTAAAATGTCTTGTGAGCAACACAAAAGCAACTGAATTTTATCTTAAAAAAGGATTCAGAGAAAAATCTAAAGGACAGTCAAGCAACGGAACTTATATTTTATTTGAGCTGACAAAAGATGTAAAATAA